Proteins encoded within one genomic window of Paraburkholderia sp. HP33-1:
- a CDS encoding haloalkane dehalogenase produces MTPLFDVELPHVNVLDSTMAYREAGNPEAAVALFLHGDPTSSYIWRKIIPRVAPVAHCIAPDLIGFGQSGKPGIEYRFADHVRYLDAFLAKAGVSSAFVIAQDWGTALAFHLAARRPEFMRGLAFMEFIWPMPTWDYFHANARETFQKFRTPVVGEQMILEDNAFVEQVLPGGTVRKLTEEEMSVYRAPFPTADSRRPIWRFPNELPIEGQPADVYSTLESAHRALAQSSYPKLLFTATPGALVAPSVAKRFASNIKECHVVDLGAGIHYLQEDHPDLIGAKLSEWLIGLGADSSSPKQRLAL; encoded by the coding sequence ATGACTCCGCTTTTTGATGTTGAATTGCCCCATGTGAATGTTCTCGATTCCACCATGGCCTATCGGGAAGCGGGAAACCCGGAAGCAGCGGTCGCGCTTTTTCTGCATGGAGACCCGACCTCGTCGTACATATGGCGGAAGATCATCCCGCGGGTTGCTCCCGTCGCACACTGCATCGCACCGGATCTCATCGGATTCGGCCAATCGGGAAAGCCAGGCATCGAGTATCGATTTGCGGATCATGTCCGATACCTGGACGCGTTTCTCGCCAAAGCGGGAGTCTCATCAGCATTCGTCATCGCGCAGGACTGGGGGACAGCCTTGGCCTTTCACCTGGCGGCTCGGCGTCCGGAGTTCATGCGCGGGCTTGCCTTCATGGAGTTCATTTGGCCAATGCCGACATGGGATTATTTTCACGCGAATGCACGGGAAACTTTCCAGAAGTTCAGGACACCAGTGGTGGGCGAGCAGATGATTCTGGAAGACAACGCTTTTGTGGAACAGGTTCTTCCCGGAGGAACGGTACGCAAACTCACGGAAGAAGAGATGTCTGTTTATCGCGCACCATTTCCTACCGCCGATTCACGGCGACCCATCTGGCGTTTCCCGAACGAGCTACCAATTGAGGGGCAACCAGCAGATGTGTACTCAACCCTGGAAAGCGCACACCGTGCGCTAGCGCAGTCTTCTTACCCGAAGCTGCTTTTCACCGCGACGCCTGGCGCCTTGGTAGCGCCCTCGGTCGCCAAACGTTTTGCAAGTAACATTAAGGAGTGCCACGTTGTAGATCTTGGAGCGGGAATTCACTACTTGCAGGAAGATCATCCAGATTTAATCGGAGCCAAACTAAGCGAGTGGCTAATTGGACTGGGAGCAGATTCTTCCAGCCCGAAACAAAGGCTAGCGCTTTAA
- a CDS encoding acylphosphatase: protein MNSDHGMLETRFVRVRGQVQGIGYREACVRRAKALAVTGWVRNRMDGSVEVMLQGAPGQLADMCAWLSEGIPAALVEELEVTEVPPPFARFDEFDRLPTL from the coding sequence ATGAACTCAGACCACGGAATGCTCGAGACCAGGTTCGTGCGGGTGCGCGGCCAGGTGCAGGGCATCGGATACCGCGAAGCGTGTGTGCGCCGCGCCAAGGCCCTGGCTGTCACGGGCTGGGTGCGCAACCGCATGGACGGCTCCGTCGAGGTCATGCTTCAGGGCGCCCCAGGGCAACTTGCCGACATGTGCGCGTGGCTCAGTGAAGGAATACCCGCGGCACTCGTCGAAGAGCTTGAGGTGACAGAAGTGCCACCGCCGTTTGCCCGCTTTGATGAATTCGACCGCCTGCCAACCTTGTAA
- a CDS encoding DUF3008 family protein: MLARSKAQQMAAGAALSAKRGERPPGSLKGASKSMYESMSEAQLEEFASTKQKGKPQHKSGH, from the coding sequence ATGCTAGCAAGATCCAAGGCACAGCAAATGGCCGCCGGCGCCGCTCTTTCCGCAAAGCGCGGCGAAAGACCCCCCGGCTCGCTGAAAGGCGCTTCGAAATCGATGTACGAGTCGATGAGCGAGGCACAACTCGAGGAATTCGCCTCAACGAAGCAGAAAGGCAAGCCTCAGCATAAATCCGGACATTGA
- a CDS encoding MFS transporter, whose translation MDSRLHPRVTLDRQASLTSATALLGVLYAGSPLVTPLYPLYQRAFALSELTVTLIYAAYVIGNLGAIFLFGRVSDKAGRRPVSLLMLAIAMVSSLLFLFATGPAWLFIARAASGLAIGVGAATATAWITELHPATDAAPASRLAAAINLAGLAAGALLAGLLAQFAPSPLRTVFVVYLAILAAMAALTALSRETVQQRVRRIGKLSIDFRIGVPAQLRVPFITPAVTAFATFSLLGFYAALLPNLLENSMHAHSAALSGAVVAELFATSAITVVATSALAARTAMRAGLWLLPPSLALLLWAQAAGSLALLIAATGLCGVACALGFRGSLQEANRMAPAERRAELLSAYLLCCYTGNSLPVVGIALLSRSAGHFWANATFSAISVVLAAIALAVDRHQARLPQ comes from the coding sequence ATGGATTCGCGTTTGCACCCGCGCGTCACGCTGGATCGCCAGGCGTCGCTGACTTCGGCGACCGCCCTGCTTGGCGTGCTATATGCCGGCAGCCCGCTGGTCACCCCGCTCTATCCCCTCTATCAGCGCGCATTCGCGCTGTCCGAGCTGACGGTGACGCTCATCTACGCTGCCTACGTCATCGGCAATCTCGGCGCGATATTCCTGTTCGGCCGTGTGTCAGACAAGGCAGGCCGTCGACCGGTCAGCCTGCTGATGCTTGCGATTGCGATGGTCAGCAGCCTACTGTTCCTGTTCGCCACGGGTCCCGCGTGGCTCTTCATTGCGCGGGCGGCGAGCGGCCTCGCGATTGGCGTCGGCGCGGCGACGGCAACGGCATGGATCACCGAGCTGCATCCGGCCACCGACGCAGCGCCCGCGAGCCGCCTCGCCGCAGCAATCAATCTTGCCGGTCTTGCAGCGGGCGCGTTGCTCGCAGGTCTGCTCGCGCAGTTTGCGCCCTCGCCGCTACGCACCGTTTTTGTCGTCTATCTGGCGATTCTCGCCGCCATGGCCGCACTGACCGCACTGTCGAGGGAAACGGTGCAACAGCGCGTGCGCAGAATCGGGAAACTGTCGATCGACTTTCGTATCGGTGTGCCGGCCCAACTGCGCGTGCCGTTCATTACTCCCGCTGTCACGGCCTTCGCCACCTTTTCGCTACTCGGATTCTACGCGGCGCTACTACCCAACCTGCTCGAGAACAGCATGCACGCGCACAGCGCCGCATTGAGCGGCGCTGTGGTGGCGGAGCTGTTCGCCACGAGCGCAATCACCGTGGTCGCAACGTCGGCGCTTGCCGCGCGCACTGCAATGAGGGCAGGTCTGTGGCTGCTCCCGCCAAGCCTTGCTCTGCTGCTATGGGCCCAGGCAGCAGGATCGCTCGCACTGTTGATCGCGGCGACAGGACTCTGCGGCGTCGCCTGTGCGCTCGGCTTTCGCGGCAGTCTTCAGGAAGCGAACAGGATGGCGCCCGCAGAGCGGCGAGCCGAGCTACTCTCCGCCTATCTGCTGTGCTGCTATACCGGCAATTCGCTGCCGGTGGTGGGCATCGCGTTGCTGTCGCGCTCCGCCGGACACTTCTGGGCCAATGCGACATTCTCGGCAATATCCGTTGTGCTTGCGGCGATCGCACTGGCGGTGGATCGTCACCAGGCTCGGCTGCCGCAGTGA
- a CDS encoding MarR family winged helix-turn-helix transcriptional regulator: MNDKVSTKTTSVSTARASARGRKTAAPRLTYLIGRLDRILRRELAAAIAPLGLTLSQFTALSVLEMRGEASNAQLAERSFITPQSANEVISVMVSRNWISREPDPNHGRIVVLRLTEEGRDVVRQGMKAVQAVEEQMLNGMDAASATATRVNLELFVRNLRQS; encoded by the coding sequence ATGAACGACAAGGTTTCCACAAAAACGACGTCAGTAAGCACGGCCCGCGCATCCGCCAGGGGGCGCAAGACCGCGGCGCCACGGCTGACCTACCTGATCGGCCGTCTCGACCGGATCCTGCGCCGCGAATTGGCGGCGGCGATCGCTCCGCTTGGGCTCACGCTTTCGCAGTTCACAGCGCTATCCGTGCTGGAGATGCGCGGCGAAGCGTCGAACGCCCAGCTTGCCGAGCGTTCGTTCATTACGCCGCAGTCGGCCAACGAGGTGATCAGTGTGATGGTGTCGCGCAACTGGATTAGCCGTGAGCCGGACCCCAATCACGGACGCATCGTCGTGTTGCGGCTCACCGAGGAAGGGCGCGATGTGGTGCGACAGGGCATGAAAGCGGTGCAGGCTGTCGAGGAGCAAATGCTGAACGGCATGGACGCGGCGAGTGCGACCGCCACGCGCGTGAACCTCGAACTTTTCGTGCGCAATCTGCGCCAAAGCTGA
- a CDS encoding tannase/feruloyl esterase family alpha/beta hydrolase, which yields MKRTTIAMCVSAVSALLAACGGSVSSSSDAALLPQLAAAQPATLSATCDTLAAKLSYANTTFTSVQDVPAGTLTVASKPVPEHCVIQGQMNQRVSTVDGKTYAIGFEMRLPVAWNGRFFYQANGGLDGNVLTAAGTISGGGPLNNALNMGFAVISSDAGHSASQNPLFGLDPQARLDYGYNAVATLTPMAKQVIKTAYGKGPDRSYFEGCSNGGRHAMVAATRSFADYDGIIAGDPGFHLPKAAIGQMWSAQQLATVATTTTAAGVADITTSLTSTERQLIASKIIAKCDALDGVADGMVHDIKACQANFNLATDVPTCASNVRDGTCLTTAQKQAVGNIFSGAQNSAGTALYASFPYDVGINGSGWSGWKQSNSISLDPAAAAFVFTSPPQSASILGTIASYALNFSMDNDAPKIFATSGVYSESSWSFMTPPNETDLSGLKNRGAKLIVYHGTSDPVFSSNDTTDWYQRLTTANGNDATNFARLYTVAGMNHCSGGPAADQFDMLTPMVAWVEQGQAPDRVIATARDATNAIPNSEVPSDWGAGRTRPLCPYPKVARYTSGDVNSASSFTCS from the coding sequence ATGAAAAGAACCACAATAGCGATGTGCGTATCGGCAGTATCGGCGTTGCTCGCGGCCTGCGGCGGTTCCGTCTCGTCGTCCAGCGATGCGGCGCTCCTGCCCCAGCTTGCCGCGGCGCAGCCCGCGACGCTCTCTGCGACCTGCGACACGCTGGCCGCAAAGCTCTCGTATGCGAACACGACTTTCACGAGCGTCCAGGATGTGCCGGCCGGCACGCTGACCGTCGCCAGCAAGCCGGTCCCCGAACATTGCGTGATCCAGGGGCAGATGAACCAGCGCGTGAGCACCGTTGATGGTAAGACCTACGCGATCGGCTTCGAAATGCGTCTGCCCGTCGCTTGGAATGGCCGCTTCTTCTATCAGGCGAACGGCGGCCTCGACGGCAACGTGTTGACGGCGGCGGGCACCATCAGCGGAGGTGGTCCGCTCAACAACGCACTGAACATGGGCTTCGCCGTGATCAGCTCCGATGCGGGCCATTCGGCTTCGCAAAACCCGCTGTTCGGCCTCGATCCCCAGGCCCGTCTCGACTATGGCTACAACGCCGTCGCGACGCTCACGCCGATGGCCAAGCAGGTCATCAAGACGGCCTATGGCAAGGGTCCTGACCGCAGCTACTTCGAAGGCTGCTCGAACGGCGGTCGTCATGCGATGGTGGCCGCGACCCGGTCGTTCGCGGACTATGACGGGATCATCGCGGGTGACCCCGGCTTCCATCTGCCGAAGGCTGCGATCGGCCAGATGTGGAGCGCCCAGCAACTGGCGACCGTCGCCACCACCACGACGGCAGCCGGCGTAGCCGATATCACGACGAGCTTGACGAGTACCGAGCGGCAGCTCATCGCGTCGAAGATCATCGCCAAGTGCGACGCGCTGGACGGTGTCGCCGACGGCATGGTTCACGATATCAAGGCTTGCCAGGCCAACTTCAATCTCGCGACGGATGTCCCGACCTGCGCGAGCAATGTGCGCGACGGTACCTGTCTGACTACCGCGCAGAAGCAGGCGGTCGGCAACATCTTCTCAGGCGCGCAGAACAGCGCCGGTACCGCACTCTATGCGAGCTTCCCATATGACGTGGGGATCAACGGGTCCGGCTGGTCCGGCTGGAAACAGAGCAACTCGATCAGCCTCGATCCTGCCGCAGCAGCCTTCGTGTTTACGTCGCCGCCGCAAAGCGCGTCGATCCTCGGCACGATTGCGTCCTACGCGTTGAACTTCAGCATGGACAACGATGCGCCGAAGATCTTCGCGACGAGTGGTGTCTATTCGGAGTCGTCGTGGTCATTCATGACACCGCCGAATGAAACGGACCTGAGCGGCCTGAAGAACCGCGGCGCGAAGCTGATCGTCTATCACGGCACGAGCGACCCGGTGTTCTCGTCCAACGATACGACAGATTGGTATCAGCGTCTCACGACGGCAAACGGTAACGATGCGACGAACTTCGCACGCCTTTACACGGTGGCGGGTATGAACCATTGTAGTGGCGGCCCGGCGGCCGACCAGTTTGACATGCTCACGCCCATGGTCGCCTGGGTCGAGCAAGGGCAAGCACCGGATCGCGTGATCGCAACGGCTCGCGACGCGACAAACGCGATTCCGAATAGCGAGGTCCCGTCAGACTGGGGCGCGGGACGGACCCGTCCGCTGTGCCCGTATCCGAAGGTGGCCCGCTATACCAGCGGGGACGTCAATTCAGCAAGCAGCTTCACTTGCAGCTAA
- a CDS encoding GYD domain-containing protein, translating to MATYVILSRLAPDAFKDPKELKQIAATVAEKIKAECPAVTWTQSYLTLGRFDVVDIVETNDLKQLELAALIIRGYGHAATETMHATVWNDFIGAL from the coding sequence ATGGCTACCTATGTCATCCTCAGCCGCCTCGCTCCTGACGCGTTCAAGGATCCCAAGGAACTCAAACAGATTGCCGCCACCGTGGCGGAGAAGATCAAAGCCGAGTGCCCTGCCGTTACCTGGACACAAAGCTATCTGACACTCGGGCGATTCGACGTCGTGGACATTGTCGAGACGAACGATCTGAAACAGCTTGAGCTCGCGGCGCTGATCATCCGGGGTTATGGGCATGCCGCCACCGAGACGATGCATGCGACAGTGTGGAACGATTTCATCGGCGCGCTGTAG
- a CDS encoding WD40 repeat domain-containing protein produces MSTLPTGRAQRRIQVLLGVIALIVIVTGGWIIHRTRTVARQTSLVLASAATAANDAGNYDRGMRFAMLAMGKGWLSPGSVEAELELMRGAQASMQTALLSGHQDAVDSAVFSPDGKRVVTASWDGTARVWDAATGKQIALLSGHQAWVYSATFSPGGQRVVTASRDRTARVWVAATGKQIALLGGHQDLVYSAAFSPNGQRVVTASADRTARVWDASTGQVIARLTGHQRPVFSAAFSPDGRRVVTASADRTARVWDASTGQVIAQLTGHRGPVSSAVFSPDGKRVVTASADKTARVWDAVTGKKIVQFSGHQDLVYSATFSPDGRRAVTASADGTARVWDAATGQVIAQLTGHQGPVSSAAFTLDGRRVVTASDDKTARVWDVATGQVITQLAGHQGPVNSASFSPDGRRVVTVSVDRTARAWDAAMGNQILPLSERQVSVVTTAFSPDRHWMVTWSGDRVARVWDVSTGKQIAQLTGHQGPVRSAAFSPDSQLVVTASADGTARLWDAATGKQITQLSGHQGPVNSAAFSPDGRRVVTASDDKTAWVWDAPTGKQIAQFIGHDGPVWSAVFSSDGERVVTASADHTVRVWPIRWLVENRGRSLAEAVCKEKLVGANLLTTEDEAALSLIRGRKGENVCGS; encoded by the coding sequence ATGAGCACGTTACCAACAGGGCGCGCGCAGCGACGCATCCAGGTATTGTTGGGTGTAATCGCGCTCATTGTGATTGTGACGGGTGGGTGGATCATTCACCGGACTCGGACGGTCGCACGTCAGACTTCCCTTGTATTGGCGTCGGCCGCGACGGCCGCGAATGACGCGGGAAATTATGATCGCGGGATGCGTTTCGCCATGCTGGCGATGGGGAAGGGGTGGCTTTCACCGGGATCGGTAGAGGCAGAGCTGGAACTGATGCGCGGCGCGCAGGCATCAATGCAAACTGCGCTGCTCAGCGGGCATCAGGATGCGGTTGATTCCGCCGTCTTCAGCCCTGACGGCAAGCGGGTGGTGACCGCATCCTGGGACGGAACCGCGCGGGTGTGGGACGCGGCTACAGGCAAACAGATCGCGCTGCTCAGCGGGCATCAGGCGTGGGTTTATTCCGCGACCTTCAGCCCGGGAGGTCAGCGTGTGGTGACCGCGTCGCGGGATAGAACCGCGCGGGTGTGGGTCGCGGCGACGGGCAAGCAGATCGCGCTGCTCGGCGGGCATCAGGATCTGGTTTATTCCGCTGCCTTCAGCCCGAACGGCCAGCGGGTGGTGACCGCGTCCGCGGACAGGACCGCGCGGGTGTGGGATGCGTCGACCGGTCAGGTGATCGCGCGGCTCACCGGGCATCAGCGACCGGTTTTCTCCGCCGCCTTCAGCCCGGACGGCCGGCGGGTGGTGACCGCGTCCGCGGACAGGACCGCGCGGGTGTGGGATGCGTCGACCGGCCAGGTGATCGCGCAGCTCACCGGGCATCGCGGGCCGGTGAGTTCCGCCGTCTTCAGTCCAGATGGTAAGCGGGTGGTGACCGCGTCCGCGGACAAAACCGCGCGCGTGTGGGACGCGGTTACGGGCAAAAAGATTGTGCAGTTCAGCGGGCATCAGGATCTGGTTTACTCCGCCACCTTCAGCCCGGACGGCCGGCGGGCGGTGACCGCGTCCGCAGACGGTACCGCGCGGGTGTGGGATGCGGCCACCGGCCAGGTGATAGCGCAGCTCACTGGGCATCAGGGACCGGTGAGCTCCGCCGCCTTCACCCTCGACGGCCGGCGGGTGGTGACTGCGTCCGATGATAAAACTGCGCGGGTGTGGGATGTGGCGACGGGCCAGGTGATCACGCAGCTCGCCGGACATCAGGGGCCGGTGAACTCTGCCAGCTTCAGTCCGGACGGCCGACGGGTGGTGACCGTGTCGGTGGATCGGACCGCGCGCGCGTGGGACGCGGCGATGGGCAACCAGATCTTGCCGCTCAGCGAGCGTCAGGTTTCGGTTGTTACCACCGCCTTCAGCCCGGACCGTCATTGGATGGTGACTTGGTCCGGTGATAGGGTCGCGCGCGTGTGGGATGTGTCCACGGGTAAACAGATCGCGCAGCTCACCGGGCATCAGGGGCCGGTTAGGTCCGCCGCGTTCAGCCCGGACAGCCAACTGGTGGTGACCGCGTCCGCGGATGGGACTGCGCGGCTGTGGGACGCGGCCACGGGCAAACAGATCACGCAGCTCAGCGGGCATCAGGGGCCAGTAAATTCCGCCGCCTTCAGCCCGGACGGCCGACGGGTGGTGACCGCGTCCGATGACAAAACCGCGTGGGTGTGGGACGCGCCCACGGGCAAACAGATCGCGCAGTTCATCGGCCATGACGGGCCGGTTTGGTCCGCCGTCTTCAGCTCGGACGGTGAACGGGTGGTGACCGCGTCCGCGGATCACACCGTGCGGGTGTGGCCTATCCGATGGCTCGTGGAGAATCGAGGTCGGAGCCTCGCTGAAGCCGTTTGCAAGGAGAAACTCGTGGGCGCAAACCTGCTCACGACCGAGGATGAAGCTGCCCTTTCTCTCATACGGGGACGCAAGGGGGAGAATGTGTGCGGATCGTAA
- a CDS encoding CsbD family protein, protein MNDDIAAGKWKQLIGKAKAAWGELTDDELTRAEGRVERLTGIIQERYGKTREEARREVRRFFDANRD, encoded by the coding sequence GTGAACGACGACATCGCAGCTGGCAAGTGGAAACAACTGATCGGCAAGGCAAAGGCCGCGTGGGGCGAGCTGACAGACGACGAGCTTACCCGGGCCGAAGGGCGTGTCGAGCGCCTTACCGGGATAATCCAGGAGCGCTACGGCAAGACTCGCGAAGAAGCGCGACGGGAAGTCCGTCGCTTCTTCGATGCAAACCGGGACTAG
- a CDS encoding TetR/AcrR family transcriptional regulator produces MSRRSIREDILNAGLKVMLQTGYEGASVRDICAAAAAPHGSFTNHFRSKEAFAEEVLNRYFAHTKELVNQALCDQALTPRQRLRQYLDIISAVLADDNWNRGCLIGDFSLETVSQSELLRERLEAIFQEWRGPFSSCIAEAQGAGEIDSAFDPVDLAEFLLASWEGAILRMKVERGPAALERFKNIVFATIFKEQK; encoded by the coding sequence ATGAGCAGACGATCAATTCGTGAAGACATTCTGAATGCAGGCCTCAAGGTCATGCTCCAGACGGGATACGAGGGAGCGAGCGTGCGCGACATCTGCGCAGCGGCGGCCGCTCCACACGGTTCCTTCACCAATCACTTCCGCTCCAAGGAGGCGTTTGCAGAGGAGGTACTCAACCGCTACTTCGCGCATACAAAAGAGCTAGTCAATCAAGCGTTGTGCGACCAAGCCCTGACTCCGCGGCAGCGGCTGCGCCAGTATCTCGACATCATCAGCGCAGTATTGGCAGACGACAATTGGAATCGCGGTTGTCTGATCGGCGACTTCAGCCTTGAGACCGTTTCGCAGAGCGAACTTTTGCGCGAAAGGCTGGAGGCAATATTCCAGGAATGGCGCGGTCCGTTCTCGTCGTGCATCGCCGAGGCTCAAGGCGCCGGTGAAATTGATTCAGCGTTTGATCCGGTTGATCTCGCCGAATTTCTGCTTGCCTCATGGGAAGGCGCAATTCTTCGTATGAAGGTCGAACGTGGACCTGCCGCACTCGAGCGCTTCAAGAACATCGTATTTGCGACCATATTCAAGGAACAGAAATGA
- a CDS encoding porin, giving the protein MQLKSTHVLICGALCALSTGTFAQSSVTLYGIVDTGIEFVSHANANGDHVFRMPGVTGEMPSRWGLRGNEDLGGGYSAVFTLESGFNMRDGSSGQGGRLFGRQAFVGIKGPYGTLAFGRQYTMTYLAVQGADIIGPDIYGMGSLDAYVPNARTDNSVTYLGSYKGFTLGAGYSFGRDAAGTGNSPGQGTCTGSVPGHATECRDWSVMLKYDSQYFGAAASYEEQRGGATAAANFFDGVAPTPLTNAADKDARTQLSAYAQYAGAKIGAGWLGRRVVTDSPAVPNVRSNLFFMGASYMVTPAFLVDGEVFRMINSDHDTRATMGTLRTTYLLSKRSSVYAQAAYLANSTKARYSVSGGGGGTTPAAGVGQTGVMVGVKHLF; this is encoded by the coding sequence ATGCAATTGAAGTCGACTCACGTCCTGATCTGCGGCGCGCTATGCGCGCTGAGCACTGGAACCTTTGCGCAATCGAGTGTGACGCTGTACGGCATCGTGGACACGGGCATCGAATTTGTTTCGCACGCCAACGCCAATGGCGACCACGTGTTCCGGATGCCCGGCGTGACCGGTGAAATGCCGTCGCGCTGGGGGCTGCGCGGCAACGAAGACCTGGGCGGTGGCTACAGCGCGGTGTTCACGCTCGAAAGCGGCTTTAACATGCGCGACGGCAGCTCCGGCCAGGGTGGGCGGCTCTTCGGACGCCAGGCGTTCGTCGGCATCAAGGGCCCGTATGGAACGCTCGCGTTTGGCCGCCAATACACGATGACTTATCTCGCGGTTCAGGGCGCGGACATCATCGGACCCGACATCTATGGCATGGGCTCGCTTGACGCTTACGTGCCCAACGCGCGCACCGACAACTCCGTCACCTACCTTGGTTCCTACAAGGGCTTCACGCTCGGCGCGGGCTACTCATTCGGACGCGACGCTGCGGGCACCGGCAACTCACCGGGGCAAGGCACGTGCACGGGCTCGGTGCCCGGCCACGCCACGGAATGCCGCGACTGGTCCGTGATGCTCAAGTACGACTCGCAATACTTCGGCGCCGCGGCCTCGTACGAGGAGCAGCGCGGCGGTGCGACGGCAGCTGCCAACTTCTTCGACGGCGTGGCGCCGACGCCGCTCACCAACGCAGCCGACAAGGACGCGCGCACGCAACTCAGCGCATATGCGCAGTACGCCGGAGCGAAGATCGGCGCGGGCTGGTTGGGACGCCGCGTGGTCACCGATTCGCCAGCGGTGCCCAACGTCCGCTCGAACCTCTTCTTCATGGGCGCGTCGTACATGGTCACGCCCGCGTTCCTCGTCGATGGCGAAGTGTTCCGCATGATCAATAGCGACCACGACACGCGCGCCACGATGGGCACGCTGCGCACCACCTATCTCCTCAGCAAGCGTTCGTCGGTCTATGCGCAGGCTGCGTATCTCGCCAACAGCACGAAGGCGCGCTATTCGGTGAGCGGCGGCGGCGGCGGAACCACGCCTGCCGCTGGTGTGGGTCAGACCGGCGTCATGGTCGGCGTCAAACACCTGTTCTAG
- the mhpT gene encoding 3-(3-hydroxy-phenyl)propionate transporter MhpT, with protein sequence MRSTRTALSGDDVATRPIAGSGIATTLALCFAVALLEGLDLQSVGVAAPRMAREFGLTVSQMGLAFSAGTFGLLPGAMFGGRLADRIGRKRVLILSAGIFGILSIATALVSSFEMLVLVRVLTGIGLGGALPNLIALCSEAVSPKARNTAVSVMYCGIPFGGVIASLIGIVSAGDAEWRHIFYVGGVGPLILVPLLMACLPESKAFRSTSPDMPITPSPVGEVLFGANRGLSTLQIWISYFCTLIVLYFLLNWLPSLMAARGLGRGDIGLVQTFFNIGGGLGALCIGMLMDRLRGGLVVSGMYIGIIASLAGLSVAPHLGSLVVSAFCAGMFVIGGQSVLYALSAAFYPTHMRGTGVGAAVAVGRLGSVVGPLAAGQLLAMGRSASTVIGASIPVTLIAAIAALMLLRRPRAMD encoded by the coding sequence ATGAGATCGACCAGAACGGCACTATCAGGAGACGACGTGGCAACGCGACCCATCGCGGGTAGCGGTATCGCCACGACATTAGCCCTTTGTTTCGCGGTTGCCCTGCTCGAGGGGCTGGACCTGCAGTCGGTCGGCGTCGCCGCGCCTCGCATGGCGCGCGAATTCGGCCTCACGGTGTCGCAGATGGGGCTCGCATTCAGCGCCGGCACGTTCGGTCTTCTGCCCGGCGCGATGTTCGGCGGCCGGCTCGCCGATCGCATCGGGCGCAAGCGCGTGCTGATCCTCTCCGCCGGCATATTCGGCATTCTCTCGATCGCTACCGCGCTCGTCAGCAGCTTCGAGATGCTGGTGCTGGTTCGCGTCCTGACTGGCATTGGTCTCGGCGGCGCATTGCCAAACCTGATCGCGCTCTGTTCGGAAGCCGTCTCGCCGAAAGCGCGCAACACGGCGGTGAGCGTGATGTATTGCGGCATTCCGTTCGGCGGCGTGATCGCCTCGCTGATTGGCATAGTCAGCGCCGGCGACGCCGAATGGCGCCATATCTTCTATGTCGGCGGCGTCGGACCGCTCATTCTGGTTCCGCTTCTGATGGCTTGTCTTCCGGAATCCAAAGCATTTCGATCGACCTCGCCCGATATGCCGATTACGCCTTCTCCGGTTGGCGAGGTGCTGTTCGGCGCAAATCGCGGGCTCTCCACGCTGCAGATCTGGATCAGCTACTTCTGCACGCTTATCGTGCTCTATTTCCTCCTCAACTGGCTCCCTTCGCTCATGGCCGCACGCGGTCTCGGCCGCGGCGACATTGGTCTCGTGCAGACCTTCTTCAATATCGGCGGCGGTCTTGGCGCGCTTTGCATTGGCATGTTGATGGATCGTCTGCGCGGCGGCCTCGTAGTTTCCGGCATGTATATCGGCATCATCGCGTCGCTCGCCGGATTGTCAGTTGCGCCGCACCTCGGTTCGCTCGTGGTGTCGGCGTTCTGCGCGGGGATGTTCGTGATCGGCGGCCAGTCGGTCCTCTACGCGCTTTCCGCAGCGTTTTATCCCACCCATATGCGCGGCACGGGTGTGGGTGCGGCAGTGGCCGTCGGACGCCTCGGCTCCGTGGTCGGGCCGCTCGCCGCCGGTCAGCTGCTGGCCATGGGGCGCAGCGCCTCCACGGTCATCGGCGCCAGCATTCCCGTCACGCTGATCGCCGCAATTGCAGCACTGATGCTGCTGCGGCGGCCGCGTGCGATGGACTGA